The nucleotide window TGGTCAAACTTGGTCCCCTACGCATTGGTTATTCTTACCATGCTCCTTCGGCCACAGGGTCTACTGGGAAGGAGGCAACGTGTCGCTTAGCGCACGTCAGGTACCCGTGATAGGGGAAGGTAAGCAGGGGCCAAGGTGGCGGCGGTCTCTTTCGCCTGGCCTGGCAGTGGCGATACCGGTACTGGCCTTTCTCGTCGCGGTTCATGTCTATTCCAATGAGCTACTCTTGGTCGATATGGCGATCTACATTGCGTTAGCGCAGGGGATCAACATTATCTATGGGTTTACTGGTTACCTTCCCTTTGGATACTTCGGTTTCTTTGGTATCGGGGCCTATGTTGCCGGATATGGGATCGTGCACCTTGGCCTCTCTGGGCCGGTTGCGGCCCTCTTTGGTGGTGTCGGTGGCGTTGTCGTTGGGGCGGTGATGCTGCCTTTGTTTCGACTCAAGGGCGCCTATTTCGCCTTAACGACGCTCGCGGTGGGGGAGGCGCTCTACGCAATCGTTTCCAATCCATCGCTGACGAAGATAACCAATGGACCGTATGGATTGAATTTAGCAGCGGTCTACTCCTCTGGATGGTCATTTGGTATGGCGGTTGGTCTCGCTGGGGTCTCGATCCTCGCGGTGGTGTTGATCAAGAACTCCCGTTATGGGATGACCCTCAAGGCGATTCGCGACGATCCATACTCGGCCGCAATGGCGGGCATCAATGTCGCACGTGATCGGTTCTACGCGTGGCTGATCGCTGCCGCGATCGCTGGGGTCGGAGGCGCGATCTACGGTTGGGCGATCAGCGTGTTTTACCCGCAGGACGTCTTTGATGTGACGGTATCGGTTTTTGCTATCGTCTTTGCGTTGTTTGGGGGCATTGGTACGATTTGGGGACCGACACTTGGCGCAGCGGTGCTGTACGCGGTGTATAACGTGGTGGGTGTCTCCAACCCGCAATACTTCCAGTTGATCTATGGCCTCGTGATCGTGCTCTTGGTCTTGTTTGCCCCACGGGGTCTCGCCGGTATCGCGCGCTACCTGCACGAACACCGACCGTTTATGCGGAGTTCTCGCTGATGGTCGATACGGTGACGCCAAACTCCCCCCTGCTCCAGGTCGCGGACCTCGTGACCCGGTTCGGAAAGTTTCGTGCGCTCGACGGCGTCTCGATCGAGGTGGGAGCCGCGCAGGCGATCGGGCTGGTTGGGCCGAATGGCTCTGGGAAGACGACATTGGTCAACACCGTCTGTGGACTGTACCCACCAGCGGCAGGGTCGATACACTTCGCAGGTGCGAACCTTACCGGAAAACGGGCTGATCTCATCGCTCGGGCGGGCATCAACCGTACCTTTCAGATCTCGAAGCCATTCGCCAGTTTGACGGTGCGCGAGAATGTGGAGGTGGCTGCGCATCACGCCCATCATCCGAGAGGTGTTGATGAAGTGCTCGAGACGACGAATTTACTGCGCGAGTCACGAGCCTCAGCGAGCGACCTGACGGCGGCACAACAGAAACGTCTGGACCTGGCGCGGGCGCTGGTGATGTCGCCGCGTCTCTTGTTTATCGATGAGCTTGCCGCTGGTTTAACCCCCAATGAACTCCAGGATGTAGCGACCATGCTCCGAAATCTCGTGGACGAAGGCATCTCGTTGGTGGTGGTCGAGCACCTGATGGGCTTTCTTGAACAGGTGGTAGATGGCGTCTATGTACTTACGGCGGGTCAAGTGATCTTTCAGGGATCGCTGCGCGATGCACTCGCAGATAATCGAGTTCAAGAGGTCTTCCTTGGAAGGAACGACAGTGCTACGAGCTGAAGGTGTCGAGTCTGGCTACGGAAGCGTGCAGATTTTGTGGGGTCTTGATCTCAGCGTTCAAGAGAATGAGGTTCACGTTCTTCTCGGTGCGAACGGGGCAGGCAAGTCAACGCTTCTCAAGGTTCTTGTTGGTCTGTTACCCTGTTGGGCGGGCGGCATCCATATCGATGGCAGTGACATCACAAGATTGTCTGCACCGCAGCGGACGAAGATTGGCCTTGGTTTCACTAGCGAGGTTGGCATTTTCCCGGACCTCACCGTGGAGGAGAACCTGCGATTGAGCGCATTGGTGGTTCCTGCCGGCAAGAGAAAAGAAGCCATCGAATTCGCCTACAGTAGGTTTGCCGAGTTGCGGGGACGTCGGCGTGCGCTTGCCGGTGGGCTCTCAGGTGGTCAGCGTAAACTCGTCGCCATTGCCAGAGGGCTCGTGTCGCAGCCAAAGGTGCTATTGCTGGACGAACCCTCTGCCGGTCTCTCTCCGCGCTATGTGTCAGAGGTCGTGGATCGATTGGCGGAGTTGCGTGGGAGCACCACTCTCCTAGTGGCAGAGCAAAATGTCTCATTCTTGGAGATCGCTGATACGGTCTCCGTCCTCGAAGGTGGAAGGATTCGCTTCTCAGGCACCAAAGACTCCTTCTCCGATGATACCGCCCTTAGGGATGCTTTCTTTGGTCTCGAATAAGACGTAGCGATCGTTACGTCGCAGGGGATGGGCGACACCCGAGACTGAGAGGCCGGAAACCTGAAATGTTGGATGAGTGGCTATTTGCCTGAGTGCCGCGAACCAAACATCTTTGGCCACTTACGCGGTTCCTCATGCTGGTGGCGGTGCTCGCTCGTTTGCCAGGCCTCAACCCAGCTCCGCGAGGGGGCAGGGAAGGAGAGTGCTCGGCCGGGTTGGCGCGCGGTGAAGAAATCCGTCGCTGCTTCGCGGCCCAGTACGCCGAGAGCCTGGGTGATGCGATCATTGAGAGCGGAGACGCGTTCTGCCTCACGTGGGACGAGGGGTTCGCCGATGATGACGGTCGTTGAGCCAGGGTGAATGCGATCAGAGGCTTTCCCATAGATCTCATACGTGCCATCGATAAAGAGTGGCACGACCGGCCGGCCGGTTTTGATCGCCATCTGGGCGGCACCGGACTTGAGCTCTTGGGCAAGGCCATCAGGTGTTCTGCCACCTTCTGGGAAGAGTACGAGATTCCACTCCTCTTCTAGTAGCTGGGTCGCCAACTCTGCCGAGGCACGTGAAGGACGTACGCGATCGATTGGGATCGCCCCAAGCAACGTTGACGAGAAGAAGCCTTTGGTCCGTCGGTCGAAGAAGAAGTCGGCTCCTGCTCCAACGACCGTATGATGCCGAAGCTTTGGCGGCAGAACGGCGAGAATCAATGGAGTGTCGAGATGACTCTGGTGATTGGCGACGAAGATGATCGGCCGCTCGAGTGTGTCGAGGACAGAGGTGTTGATGACGGTGGGTCGAGTAACTCGACGGGTGAGTGGTGCGATAGCCGAATCGAGGAGGAATGCACGTA belongs to Ferrimicrobium sp. and includes:
- a CDS encoding lysophospholipid acyltransferase family protein; translated protein: MSTKQPSPHSPARFVLRRPTPPGSMIPPRTHATGTNYDTSFSRKESVRRVRAFLLDSAIAPLTRRVTRPTVINTSVLDTLERPIIFVANHQSHLDTPLILAVLPPKLRHHTVVGAGADFFFDRRTKGFFSSTLLGAIPIDRVRPSRASAELATQLLEEEWNLVLFPEGGRTPDGLAQELKSGAAQMAIKTGRPVVPLFIDGTYEIYGKASDRIHPGSTTVIIGEPLVPREAERVSALNDRITQALGVLGREAATDFFTARQPGRALSFPAPSRSWVEAWQTSEHRHQHEEPRKWPKMFGSRHSGK
- a CDS encoding ABC transporter ATP-binding protein; translation: MLRAEGVESGYGSVQILWGLDLSVQENEVHVLLGANGAGKSTLLKVLVGLLPCWAGGIHIDGSDITRLSAPQRTKIGLGFTSEVGIFPDLTVEENLRLSALVVPAGKRKEAIEFAYSRFAELRGRRRALAGGLSGGQRKLVAIARGLVSQPKVLLLDEPSAGLSPRYVSEVVDRLAELRGSTTLLVAEQNVSFLEIADTVSVLEGGRIRFSGTKDSFSDDTALRDAFFGLE
- a CDS encoding ATP-binding cassette domain-containing protein, translating into MTPNSPLLQVADLVTRFGKFRALDGVSIEVGAAQAIGLVGPNGSGKTTLVNTVCGLYPPAAGSIHFAGANLTGKRADLIARAGINRTFQISKPFASLTVRENVEVAAHHAHHPRGVDEVLETTNLLRESRASASDLTAAQQKRLDLARALVMSPRLLFIDELAAGLTPNELQDVATMLRNLVDEGISLVVVEHLMGFLEQVVDGVYVLTAGQVIFQGSLRDALADNRVQEVFLGRNDSATS
- a CDS encoding branched-chain amino acid ABC transporter permease encodes the protein MSLSARQVPVIGEGKQGPRWRRSLSPGLAVAIPVLAFLVAVHVYSNELLLVDMAIYIALAQGINIIYGFTGYLPFGYFGFFGIGAYVAGYGIVHLGLSGPVAALFGGVGGVVVGAVMLPLFRLKGAYFALTTLAVGEALYAIVSNPSLTKITNGPYGLNLAAVYSSGWSFGMAVGLAGVSILAVVLIKNSRYGMTLKAIRDDPYSAAMAGINVARDRFYAWLIAAAIAGVGGAIYGWAISVFYPQDVFDVTVSVFAIVFALFGGIGTIWGPTLGAAVLYAVYNVVGVSNPQYFQLIYGLVIVLLVLFAPRGLAGIARYLHEHRPFMRSSR